The proteins below come from a single Pseudomonas chlororaphis genomic window:
- a CDS encoding membrane protein, whose product MGYLLFVTLIQAFSFSLIGEYLAGHVDSYFAVLVRVVLAGLVFIPLTRWRQVEPSFMRGMLLIGALQFGVTYVCLYLSFRVLTVPEVLLFTILTPLHVTLIEDALNRRFNPWALIAALVAVAGAAVIRYDRINPDFFMGFLLLQLANFTYAAGQVLYKHLVARHPSDLPHYRRFGYFYLGALAVALPAFLLFGKADFWPEAPLQWGVLLFLGLVSTALGLYWWNKGACLVNGGTLAVMNNLHVPVGLLLNLLIWNQHEALGRLLLGGSVILAAVWISRLGVRQPLPAH is encoded by the coding sequence ATGGGCTATCTACTTTTTGTGACGCTGATCCAGGCGTTTTCCTTCAGCCTGATCGGCGAGTACCTGGCCGGGCACGTCGACAGCTATTTCGCGGTGCTGGTGCGGGTCGTGCTGGCGGGGCTGGTGTTCATTCCATTGACGCGCTGGCGCCAGGTCGAGCCGTCGTTCATGCGCGGCATGTTGCTGATCGGTGCCTTGCAGTTCGGTGTGACCTACGTCTGCCTGTACCTGAGCTTCCGGGTGTTGACGGTGCCAGAAGTGTTGCTCTTTACCATCCTGACCCCGCTGCACGTCACCCTGATCGAAGACGCACTGAACCGCCGCTTCAACCCCTGGGCGTTGATCGCGGCACTGGTGGCCGTGGCCGGTGCGGCGGTGATTCGCTATGACCGGATCAATCCGGATTTCTTCATGGGCTTTTTGCTCCTGCAACTGGCCAACTTCACTTACGCGGCCGGGCAGGTGCTGTACAAGCACCTGGTGGCCCGCCACCCCAGCGACCTGCCGCACTACCGGCGTTTCGGCTATTTCTACCTCGGTGCGCTGGCGGTGGCGTTGCCGGCGTTCCTGCTGTTCGGCAAGGCCGACTTCTGGCCCGAGGCACCGCTGCAATGGGGCGTGCTGCTGTTTCTCGGCCTGGTGTCCACCGCGCTGGGGCTGTACTGGTGGAACAAGGGCGCGTGCCTGGTCAACGGCGGCACGCTGGCGGTGATGAACAACCTGCATGTGCCGGTAGGGTTGCTGCTGAACCTGCTGATCTGGAACCAGCACGAGGCACTGGGCCGCTTGCTGCTGGGCGGGTCAGTGATATTGGCGGCGGTGTGGATCAGCCGGTTGGGGGTACGCCAACCGCTACCTGCACACTGA